The stretch of DNA CGTGATTGTATCCAAAATCACGCAGGCAAATGTCACAAGTGTATGGACGTTCTCCGGTATGCGTACGTGAATGTACCTTTAATTGTTTTGAGCAAGTGAAACCCTTCCCACAGCCAGGGGCCGGGCAACGATATGGTTTTTCGCCGGTGTGCGTTCGTAAATGTATAACAAGTTGTCCAGATTGTATAAAAGTTTTGTGGCAATGCGGACACGCGTGGGGTCTCTCACCAGTGTGAATGCGAGCGTGGCGGTGAAGTTTTCCGGAATGTTCAAAAGCCGCACCGCACACGCCACATCTGTAAGGTCGCTCCTTTGTATGAATACGTCGATGTACTTGCAAATTTTCCTTAACACTGAACATCTTGTGGCAGTATTCGCATTCGAAAGGCCGCTCGCCGGTGTGTGTCCGATAATGGCGTTGTAGACGTGCTGGCACGGCGAAAGTTTTCTGGCAAACGTCGCAACGATGTGCATCAGCAGCTGCCCGGTGCGAACGCGCGTGAGCAGTTAGCGCGCTTCGCGTGGAAAGCATCAGTCCGCATTCCCCACATTGGTGTAAGCGTTCTTCCTCACCTGTAGAACGATAAATTTGCAGCTGAGTCGTTGAACAATATTCCATTACGAATAAGTTAAAACACGCGCAATAGACAGGACGTATCGAGACCACAAGCGTTCACAAACCGTACTGTGTTACGTGTGGCATGCACCGATCAGGATGCACGATGCACACAGTAGGGCCAGTAAGGGGAACGAGCGAGCTGCGGGGCGCAGAGAAATAACGGAGTGAATGTCCTCTGATAGCACGTGGAGGCCCGCACCGCGGTTTCGTCGCATCGAAACCGCGGTTGCGTCTCCACGTGCCTGGGCCGGCGACCCCGCGTCGCGGCGCGCTCCCCCGCCGCGTGCCCTACCCCACCGCAACATGAATAAATGACTCAAGttcattaggttttttttatatttggggTTTTTGAGTGTACCTAATtctaaattcaataaaaaaaattaatacataaataatcaTTATTGATATTGATATACAATAAATTCTCTCTAATTATAataatctaatttatatatgtcttTTTTATAAAGGCTATTTAAcacttttgttatgttttgttttgttattggttagtataaaataaatacctaattatttGGGGTTTTATAAGGTCCATCCACCATCATTTACATATAATTTAATGTtgttaaaagtttaaattataattgACAGAAAATGTTTATGGCATTTTTATAGTAAACCCCCATTAGACATATGtatattcaaattttaataaaaacaacagtGCTTTtagtaagtaataaataaatcttgAGCCCAATAATCAAAACCACAAATATCGAGATACGATAGCTGTATGCTTACCTATCATTTCCGTTGATGTTGATCTTTCTGCAAAGTGGTTCAATGGCGTCAATGTTGATGTAGGTTGCGCACGACACTCGAGCTGAGTTACACAAGCACAGCGCGATCGGCGGTCCACGGCCGAATGCGAGCCAAAGGCAAGCGCAAGGAAAGCCACGAACAGGCCAGCGCATCAAGTGATTCTCTTGCTCTCCTCTAACGTTAAGTATGCAGATAGGTCGGGGCTGCTTATGTGTGTGTAAATGTTACTTAGTGTGTGCGTATCAAATGTCACAGTATATGGTAAAGCGAATAAATTGGCAGTCTGTTAAGTGTTATCACTTTACTGGCTCTACCTCTGCGGCATATTTGTACTAATTTACTATTATTAGTTTTGTTCTTAGTGAactattttatttgatttttacTAGGAATACATTTAATACAAAGCAACAACAAGCTAGCAAGTTTGTACACAAAAAAACATGATTATTAGGTATAACAAACTGAATCATTTACTTCCGATTGTTTCGTagattatgaatattataggtacctattatagtGATATGTCCCACCCTACTTTAGCTAAGCATAtaggtcctgggttcaaatcccggaataagagcatttatttgtgtgatgagctcgaacatttgttcctaagtttatgtatataatattaatacatatctattacatatatatgtacatccTCATCTATAACCCAGTACCCACTGCTTACTGTAGGGCCGGGTCGATTTTTATAAGATTGttccatacaatttatttaaataattaattgttaaatttggtattttataaaaattagCCTGTGGCGTTTTAGTACGTATCAGATGTTGGTTAAAATACGACAAAAGCGGCGCGCATTCGATTCGTTGAAGGTTGAGCGGCACGAGTAGGGAGGGAGGTATGAGGCGCGGGGGGCGGGCGCCGTGGTTTTACTCGTGGAGGTGCACCGCGGTTTCGCCGCGCGTGTGAACTCTCTCGTCAGTGCGCGTGCGTGGTTTCCCGACCTGCCTCCTCCCGCGCGCGCTTCTTCCGTCGTCCGTCCACATTCTATTTTATCTGTCTAGCGCAATATAACGTCATCTAGGATAGGTAGATGGTAGATCTCATAAGGAAGTTCAGTAATAAATGGGTTGAATTCAAAATATCACTAAGTTAACTATTTACAACAAAATATTAAGCattgaaattaaaatttcaTCGAGTCCTACTCATAATTGGTCACTGCTACGACGAAAAAGGGTAAACAATCTAACGTGTCATTTAATAAGTAGGGTGGCAAGGCAATTGATTATAAAGTAAAACATTGAACAATCTTAATAGGGGTCAtcatggggtcatccattaattacgtcacacgtttaagGGGTGGGAGGGATAAAAAAAATGacacatgttgtgacaagggggaagggggagtcacaaactttgtgacgtcactataaTTACATCTGTAACCGGAGatggttttaattttttattcgcTGTTACCAGTAAAATAACTAGTTTTTGCaatgataatcgtttttatggATGTATTTTTATTCCGAATTGGCTTCATGTTATACATTTCTAACATTGTGtttgtcaaatatttttttcttaaaatagGTATACTTGGtgaagcagatcttgtcagtagaaaaaggcggcaaatttgaaaaatgtaggcgcgaagggatatcgtcccatagaaaatttgaatttcgcgctttttttttactgacaagatttgcttgaccgtcttataattagtttttcaaaaatatttataacctacttaattcgatttgcctatttcgttgaaaaatgtgacgtcacaccagagggggaggggtttgccaaatgtgaccaagtaaGTAACTGACGACAGGGACGCAAGAATACGTAGAAGTGAAATGTAGATATCTATCTCTTCCGTGTCTAACGCATAGCTGCGTCCCTGTCCTCAGTTACTGAATTAAGTAAAGTGTGTGAAGCGCTTTAAAAcatgaatattaaaaaaatatctaagtAATAAAATTGAGGTATACAACATTTGAAGATtagatatgtaaaaaaaatcaagGTTTAGGATCTGTGTTGAAGTTCGTTGTATCACTTATCTCCATATCGAAGTAGCGGAAAATTGTGTAGACAACATTTctcagtaaaaaatataaactttgcATCGACAACTTCAGTAAGAGGAGGAGTATCATTCTAAATGTCACATTTTCCTGGACATTTGACGTTAATAATaacattgccacactttgtcattgcataTCAGTGGCGGCCttgtggcggcgcgtcaaacatatccataggcaagccgcctaatttggcttacatatttcctttacaactctgttcaaatgtccaaaaacaggcaagccggtgagAATCGGCTTTTatagacgcgccgccactgttGCATAtaccatgcagagttagcttattGGTTCGATTTTATAATGATATATGATCCCTCTTTTTGGACAGAATACTTAGCACTGTATAAAATGCCTAAAACGTGATACAATACACCAATCTCTCCAATACTTTGATATGAAAAACCTGGTAGTTGCAAATAAGTAGGTTGTTCGAGCCGATATAGTTTGATGTCCTAATTTCCTAAAAGATGGCGCTGTTACAAATGCAAACTAGGTAACGGCAGTTCATCGTagaatatacaaaactgtcaaATATGAGAATAAATGATTGGTATTGGTAACTTAGCAACTTATTCAAACAAAGTGGTCCTTCGAGTTGAGAAGTGAAACGACTTAAGTGACATAGACAGTGCTTTCAAAAGTAAACTTTAATTACATTACAATAGAACCTAATATTAAACTTGTGTCAGTGACTTAGAACATTCAGAAATATTTCGAGAAGCCGTCTGtcaaaattgtcatcaaaattacaaaattaatattaaagattTCGCGaagataagataaataaaatatatgttagGGCCTACGAGTAAACTCAGAAAATTCGCCGCTATAAATCAGTGCTATTTACAAGATTGGAATTTATTGAGTTGGAAAAAATAAGATTTCAGAAATAGAAGAATAGAACACGTCAAAATTTTTTCCATGTGAAATGAAACAATCATGATTTCGGTGTGAATTTTCATAGTTTTAAAGAATAGTTATCTCAAAATGTCTCAAGAATTACCTGGTTTAACAGCCGAGCAAGAAAATATTTGTGGACTAATTCTCAAAGCGCAAGCGAACTTCAAGAAAACACCAAAAGCGAGATTAACAAGAGGGTACATCAAGACAAGAAAAGAATCCATAGAACAATATTTTAGTCAGTTCGTAGCAAACAATCGAGCCTTgattaaaatatcaatatcgTCAGACAAAGCGAAATACGAATATTTAAAAGACGATGTATATTCAGCATGCGAGGAAATGTTCCTAGATTTGAAAGCAGAGATGACAGATATGCTTGAAGGTTCGACGACGGGTTGTACGAGCAGCATTAATCCAACACCAAGCACAAGCAGGGATGACGTGAAGCTACCAAAAATAGATATAGCGAAGTTTACCGGTAACTACCAAGATTGGACTTCTCATTCTCATTCACAACAAACAGAACTTGAGCAGCGTCCAAAAGATGCATTATTTAAAAAGCTACTTGTCTGGAGAACCTGCTCAACTGTTGGATCACCTAGCCGTCACTGACACAAACTACGAATTGGCATGGCTCACGCTGCAGAACAGGTACAACAACAAGAGAGTTTATTGTTAATTCCATCTTAAGCAAATTGATGAATCAAAAGAAAATTCACACGGGCACTGCTAAAGCGATTCGAGAGATATTAGATACAACTATGGAGTGCCTTAACAAGCTGAAAGTACAAAACATTAATAGAAGTTCATGAACTTGAACTTGAACGGGATACATTTATTATACACATCATTGTTGAGAAGTTAGACGCCGAAACACATAAAGAGTGGGAGGAAGTAGCAAGTAACCTGAACCTCACGGAGTTAGGgggtaaaaataataatacttaattcgatttgccgatttcgttgaaaaaatgtgacgtcacaccagggggggaggggtttgccaaatgtgaccaagtgtgtcaaggaggggggggggagaggttaaaaaaccttgaaattcgtgtgacgtaattaatggatgaccccttacctACAATGGTCATGTTCAAGAAGTTTTTAGAAAAGAGATTCAGAGTTTTAGAGATGATGCAACCTAGCCAAACAACGAACATGAACATGAAGAGTACCTACCGAAGCACCCAGAGAGAACCTAACGTCACTGTCGAGTCTAAGTCATTTCACGTGTCACCAGCCATCAAGTGTGGTTTTTGCAAGCAGAACCATAATTTGAATCAATGCAAAGAGTTCCAAGAGCTAACACTAGAAAAGAAAACAGAGTTCATTTAAAACCAACAACTCTGCTTTAACTGCCTAATCCATGGTCATCCGCTTCTGTAAGAGCAAGTTTTCATGTCAAAAGTGCGGAAGAAGACATCACACACTGTTGCACAACAATACGTACCAATCCAAAGAGAAAGAGCACAAAGAAGAAACAAAACAAGAGAGAGAAAGCAAAGATTTCAAGCGAGAGAGAGACACTAAACAAGAACCCAAGCAAGACATGAGAAATAAGAGAGAGATAGTTGCCCACCTAATTACAGGAAGCATGACAGGATTGTTATCTACAGCATAAATTAACGTGACGAAACATCAAGGAAGATAATTCGTATTAAGAGCCTTGTTGGACCCATGTTCTCAAGAGTCTTTCCTGAACGAGTCTGCAGCCCAAACTATGGGGCTTAAGAGAAAACGCGTAAACGGAAACGTATCTGGTCCCGGTCAAATGAGCACACCCATCCGATTTGCTGCAGATATCGAGATTTCATCACGTCATAATCCTGAAAAGAAAATGAGTATAACAACCTACATAGTAAAGCGGGTCACAAACATCATGCCTTCAGAGAAACTTACCATCGATAACTGGGTACACCTAAGAGATTTACAACTAGCTGATCCGACTTACCACCAACCAAGTTCTATAGATATTCTATTGGGAGTAGAAGTTTACAACGAGATGATACAGCCTGGTCTGATCAAAGGCGTTCCAGGCTCTCCCATAGCTTTACAAACACATTTGGGATGGATAATGTCAGGGAAAGTTACAGTAGGAACAGAGCAAGAGCGAGAAGAGAAACCATACATTAATATGCATTTAAATGTCGAGTTGAACCATATGCTAAAGAGATTTTGGGAGCTAGAGACAATAGATGAAGAGAAACACAAACTAACAGCAGAAGAGATCAAAAGAGAAGAGTTATACGAGAAAGGAGTCATAAAAGAAGAGATAGCGTTAAACCGCTCCGGAGGTCTACTGAGATTGTCATGTGCAAGAGAAAACAAAGAGAGAGGAAGATTCGAAGTTCATCGAACATCCGATTCATGGTCATTAGACAATCCTCTAATAGCCTCCACCTTCCAAATTTGAAAATTTGTCTCTGGAAACCCTGGCAGGCCGAGTTTCTAAATCGAGTAAAAGAAAGGTGGAAGTGAAGAGAGTAGGTATACACACGAACTATGAAGGGGCAAGTGAAGACAGTACACACACGAGCTATCGAATAGAAGATTTTTTGTTTCAGTAACTTtagttattgttattttatttaattacacaaacgggtctaccgcgatataatttcattgtttttacctttaattccgacgtttcagctgagttgcaccagctgtggtcacggaaagactgacgtcccaacaaatgtcaacggagatattaataaaacaccactaaactacccgaaattagtttataaaaatgttcggggtagacaaagaaattgcagctacccgttaaagtttaatgtttttattgtccacggcacgacacgcaacactcacagtatccgtacactggtccgaagatatatccgctggtttcaacatttgaatcactggtccccaagtagacgataatttgtacccgtcctcacgattgaaatttttagggtgttttttaatttcaatcgcctctctcacgatccgcggataatagtgtcgctcgttggagaggactttgggtttatgtagctcaatccagtgattcgttcctgttcctgttgtgttgttgtgttgttgttgtgtgtgtttgtttgtgtaattaaatatgtgtacaaaacgcgagagtttaaagtgttatatttttattttattaagaaatGACGTACTGTCATTTAGGCGGGAGTATGTTCGAGCCGATATAGTTTGATGTCCTAATTTCCTAAAAGATGGCGCTGTTACAAACGCAAACTAGGTAACGGCAGTTCATCGTAGAATATACATATAGAACTGTCAAATATGAGCATAAATGATTGGTATTGGTAACTTAGCAACTTATTCAAACTGTCAACGAAGAGCTTTTATCTACTCCCGATCAAAATTTGTCCTTTAATTGGACTCAATTAGTAACCACCTAGATAAAAAAACAGTGAGAATGGGCCACTGGTGTCTCAAGCAACCCCAAAACATCCGGGTAACCTCGTATAAAATTTAGGGTCCCAATCCCTACCCTCATTGGTTTCCAACAACCCCCTCCcaattcgtaaaaaaaaactagaacaaaacatttagttatgtttccttgaataggtattttcggaaataatcatCACTCCGAAAGTCCCAAAAAACTTTGAACTGTGGGTCCAAAAACATGCAAAAAccatcaaaatcaaaatatagcttagtaaagatttttatataaaaactattttatcGAATATTTTAATGAGAACCtatattaaaaatgttatttgtgaatattaaaatcattttgTCCCATGGATGAGAGGACGATAtataataagtatatatatgtaattaataaaatgttgattggcgtaaaggacataaAATAATCTAGATAAACGTTTTCATTGGTTTTAAAGACGCCAGTgtgagtaagtaagtaacatCTAATTTTGTTTAACAACAAGCAGAACTTACATTCTAACCTAACAACAgtaacaacattttaaataaattaggtaaataatattttagtcagATTTGTAAACAAATAGTCTTCTTTATACCATATCAAAATATCAACGATATCATTATTATATATATCAACGACGGCCAGTAAAATTGCGGTAGGTTATTGAATAGTTAGTGAATGGCCGCAATTATTATAAGCAAGTACACAAAtactaagttaaaaaaataaaactaggacATCATGGGTAGTTGTCGTTCCGATTTCGGTAACCGTAAAGCCAGGGGTTGAAGTGTTCAGTAGTTATAGTCAACTATCTatagtattatatttttatacctaTGTAATATGGCGCGCAAGGGCGGGAGGACATCGGCCCGCGCACGGCGGCAGCGGGGCTGCGGAGCGCGGTGCGCGGGGCGAGGTGTCGACACGCGCTACACGGTCACCGAACGTTCGGAACCGCGGTCTTGAGGCCCAGCCGCGCGTGCGTCCGCTTCAACCTTCCTCAACGCGACCGCAACTGACCTGCGCGTGTAGGTAGAGCGCTTCGCGACACCAGCTTTTTGTTGTCTTTGAATAAAAACAGGAATATACTTAGGCCAAAAGGGCGAgcctttttaaataatttaggtacgattttttctttgtttGGAATAGCGTAATCAGAGGAAAGTTTTTCGTCTGGAAACGTATAAAATAGCAATTATGTTTAGactacttataatattatacttattgtTCTTAAGATTATAAGCATCATAAATCATAACACTACACTTGTCAATTCTTGTATActataataaaaaaccggccaagtgcgagtcggactcgcacacaaagggttccgtaccattatctataaaaacggtcacccatccaagtactgactccgcccgacgttgcttaacttcggtcaaaaatcacgtttgttgtatgggagccccacttaaatctttattttattctgtttttagtatttgttgttatagcggcaacagaaatacatcacagatcacgagatacagcctggtgacaaacggacggacggacggatagcggagtcttagtaataggcatagatgtaagtaaattgaggtagatatggtgccaggcgcacgatcgtgagc from Cydia splendana chromosome 5, ilCydSple1.2, whole genome shotgun sequence encodes:
- the LOC134790587 gene encoding Krueppel homolog 1-like; the encoded protein is MIGEEERLHQCGECGLMLSTRSALTAHARSHRAAADAHRCDVCQKTFAVPARLQRHYRTHTGERPFECEYCHKMFSVKENLQVHRRIHTKERPYRCGVCGAAFEHSGKLHRHARIHTGERPHACPHCHKTFIQSGQLVIHLRTHTGEKPYRCPAPGCGKGFTCSKQLKVHSRTHTGERPYTCDICLRDFGYNHVLKLHRFQHYGERCYRCTVCDGTFNTKKQMEAHIYKEHGAETPRASSQQSPPPLAVNGNMMCDIVEAALQQLPPTPPSSPPSPQCPVVPVPVPTMPASPVMPTSSPTPPSPPPTGSHCSLPHSSLPPRKRKVILEPEETTPAVRHTSVIQFAPAAGDVS